One segment of Apus apus isolate bApuApu2 chromosome 1, bApuApu2.pri.cur, whole genome shotgun sequence DNA contains the following:
- the LOC127385578 gene encoding stromelysin-1-like gives METKILLFLGLLYVTCSCAFPVVPEKEKEDMQFAKKYLENFYDFKEEKNAFFKSKNLNHMSDKIREMQSFFGLEVTGKLNHKTLDMMKQPRCGIPDVHSYSTFPQSPRWSKDDVTYRILNYTPDMLQADVEEAIAKAFQLWSSVTPLRFTRLYSGQADIMISFASGFHGDFYPFDGPGGTLAHAYPPNTGIGGDAHFDEDENWTKFTTYSGYNLFLVAAHELGHSLGLGHSNVFGALMYPIYMARDTRDYRLSQDDIDGIQALYGPPRESLELPTKAFPPQEPTERTPAEAPTEMLPREAPTEVTPSKAPRRPYDCDPHLTFDAITTLRGETLFFKGSYIWRKSPYFSEIEHDTISSFWPSLAAGFDAAYEVDKKDRVLFFKGDQYWAVSGYSIEPGFPRPIKNLGFSTSVGKIDAAVHDQNTKKTYFFVGNKYWSFNENTQSMERGYPRKIAADFQGIGHTVDAAFQKNGLFYFFHGSNQYEVDIKNKKLISIMKSNSWFNC, from the exons ATGGAGACAAAGATCCTTCTTTTCCTTGGGTTATTGTATGTTACATGTTCTTGTGCTTTCCCAGTGgttccagaaaaagaaaaggaagatatgCAATTTGCTAAG AAATATCTAGAAAATTTTTATGattttaaagaagagaaaaatgctttttttaaatcaaagaatCTCAATCACATGTCTGACAAAATCCGAGAAATGCAGTCATTCTTTGGGCTAGAGGTGACTGGGAAGCTGAATCATAAGACACTGGACATGATGAAGCAGCCCAGATGTGGAATTCCAGATGTGCACTCATACAGCACCTTCCCGCAGAGCCCACGGTGGAGTAAAGATGATGTGACATATCG GATTTTGAACTACACTCCAGACATGCTGCAAGCTGATGTAGAGGAAGCAATTGCAAAAGccttccagctctggagcagtgTTACCCCTTTGAGATTCACCAGGCTCTACAGTGGTCAAGCAGATATAATGATCTCCTTTGCATCTGGAT tTCATGGTGACTTCTATCCCTTTGATGGTCCAGGAGGAACTCTGGCTCATGCCTACCCACCCAACACTGGGATAGGAGGAGATGCCCACTTTGATGAAGATGAAAACTGGACCAAATTTACTACCTATAGTG gGTACAACTTATTTCTTGTTGCTGCTCATGAGTTGGGCCACTCACTCGGTCTTGGTCATTCCAATGTCTTTGGTGCTTTGATGTATCCTATATATATGGCCAGGGATACAAGGGACTACAGGCTTTCTCAGGATGATATTGATGGCATTCAAGCCCTCTATG GACCCCCCAGGGAATCCCTTGAACTTCCAACAAAAGCTTTTCCCCCACAAGAACCAACTGAAAGGACACCTGCAGAAGCACCAACTGAAATGTTACCGCGGGAAGCACCAACAGAAGTGACACCCTCCAAAGCCCCCAGAAGACCATATGACTGTGACCCCCATTTGACTTTTGATGCTATCACCACTCTCCGTGGGGAAACACTGTTCTTCAAAGGCAG CTACATCTGGCGAAAAAGTCCATATTTCTCAGAGATTGAGCACGACACCATCTCCTCATTCTGGCCGTCGCTGGCAGCTGGTTTTGATGCTGCTTATGAAGTTGACAAGAAGGATCgagtgttgttttttaaag gtGACCAGTACTGGGCTGTCAGTGGCTACAGCATAGAGCCAGGCTTCCCCAGACCAATTAAGAACCTGGGCTTCTCCACAAGTGTTGGGAAAATAGATGCAGCAGTTCATGATCAAAATACCAAGAAAACCTACTTCTTTGTAGGCAACAAGTACTGGAG TTTCAATGAAAATACCCAATCCATGGAAAGGGGATATCCAAGAAAAATAGCAGCTGACTTCCAAGGAATTGGCCACACAGTTGATGCTGCCTTTCAGAAAAATG gacttttctactttttccaTGGATCCAACCAGTATGAGGTTGACATCAAGAACAAGAAACTAATCAGTATAATGAAGAGTAACAGCTGGTTTAATTGCTAG